One genomic window of Pelagicoccus enzymogenes includes the following:
- the trkA gene encoding Trk system potassium transporter TrkA — protein MKIVIVGAGEVGTHLSETLSIADHDVTVIERDDTLANTLSETVDVRVVKGNGASAGTLLKAGANKCDFFLAMTSSDETNLVSASLAKALGATKTFARAHDATYRDNSLINHQRHFGIDHLVNPEALAAVELAKRIRNPGRVAVEDFGRGQIEVKSIEIQPGAKVCNVPLKDLKLPGNIRIGLIQRGESNIVANANTTLTVGDQVTVFGHPDSLFETKALFDPSSKGSAKITVTILSGTEIAISLARLLSNPRFKIRIIEKDLKLCHTLAERLPSVTMIHGDGTSLRVLEEEEVGHSDFFVACRKDDEDNIMTCLQAFKLGAKHTMLAINRADYIEILEKLNTNLGVELAVSPRIAATNEVLRYIGKKPFIELEDQVRQEADNNVIIELDIAEKSEVVDKRIRDIKWPAECVIVGHEHNYMPKTPTGDDILQAGDSIIAIICKGRIKELLKLTK, from the coding sequence ATGAAGATCGTTATCGTTGGAGCCGGCGAAGTCGGCACCCATTTGAGCGAAACCCTGAGCATCGCCGACCACGACGTCACCGTGATCGAGCGCGACGACACGCTCGCCAATACCCTTTCCGAAACGGTGGATGTGCGGGTGGTCAAGGGCAACGGAGCCTCCGCAGGCACTCTCCTCAAAGCAGGGGCCAACAAATGCGACTTCTTCCTCGCCATGACCAGCAGCGACGAGACCAACCTCGTTTCCGCCTCCTTGGCCAAAGCCCTCGGCGCCACCAAAACCTTCGCTCGAGCCCACGACGCCACCTACCGCGACAACTCGCTCATCAACCATCAGCGCCACTTCGGCATCGACCACTTGGTCAACCCGGAGGCCCTCGCCGCGGTCGAGCTGGCCAAGCGCATCCGCAATCCCGGCCGCGTCGCCGTCGAAGACTTCGGACGCGGCCAAATCGAGGTAAAGTCCATCGAAATCCAGCCGGGCGCCAAGGTTTGCAACGTCCCGCTCAAGGATCTGAAACTGCCCGGCAACATCCGCATCGGCCTCATCCAACGGGGAGAGAGCAACATCGTCGCCAACGCCAATACCACCCTCACGGTGGGCGACCAGGTGACCGTCTTCGGGCATCCCGATTCCCTCTTCGAGACCAAGGCCCTCTTCGATCCCTCCTCCAAAGGATCAGCCAAGATCACCGTCACCATCCTCAGCGGCACCGAGATCGCTATCTCCCTCGCCCGACTCCTCTCCAACCCGCGCTTCAAGATCCGCATCATCGAGAAGGACCTCAAGCTCTGCCACACCCTCGCCGAGCGGTTGCCCAGCGTAACCATGATCCACGGCGACGGAACCTCCCTGCGCGTGCTGGAGGAAGAGGAAGTCGGCCACTCCGACTTTTTCGTAGCCTGCCGCAAAGACGACGAGGACAACATCATGACTTGCCTCCAAGCCTTCAAGCTAGGAGCCAAGCACACCATGCTCGCCATCAACCGAGCGGACTACATCGAAATCCTCGAGAAGCTGAACACCAACCTCGGCGTCGAGCTCGCCGTCTCCCCACGCATCGCCGCCACCAACGAAGTCCTGCGCTACATCGGCAAGAAGCCCTTTATCGAGCTCGAGGACCAAGTTCGCCAAGAAGCCGACAACAACGTGATCATCGAGCTCGATATCGCGGAAAAGTCGGAGGTCGTCGACAAGCGGATTAGGGACATCAAGTGGCCCGCCGAGTGCGTGATCGTCGGCCACGAGCACAACTACATGCCCAAAACCCCGACCGGGGACGACATCTTGCAGGCAGGCGACTCCATCATCGCCATCATCTGCAAAGGCCGCATCAAAGAGCTGCTCAAGCTCACGAAGTAA